The following coding sequences are from one Lentimicrobiaceae bacterium window:
- a CDS encoding methylmalonyl-CoA mutase family protein, whose product MDKNNNLFAEFPPTSTEEWEEIINVDLKGADYNKRLVWKTDEGFDLNPYYRKEDIENLSSVKLNPGDFPYTRSVSKSGNKWIIRQEIETEIIEEANATAVDHLSKGADAVSLSVMSVSNSDDLEKLLKNIDVTQKYIYFNDVVDVNEFIGIYKSYLAKNNIKLSDVKGGLEYDPVFDVLFVGNVAESEPMFEDEITKLFELTKDFGADFKPVSINALGYNSAGANISQELALSFSSAVSVIQVLIKRGFKIDDIAPRIMISFSAGPDYFPQIAKFRAARHLWANIINAYNPQNENSCKLFAHAVTSKWNLTLYDAHVNMLRTTTAAMSAVIGGCQSLSVNPYDELISPPDEFSYRIARNQQIILKEEAHLDKVADPSAGAYYIEVLTNKIINKAWEIFLHIEDNGGMIESIDKGIVQKWLEEGGQKRKEDVATRKTILVGTNQYPNLDETMLDKILESEDLDSLNEEEYYAEDDDIVDDELEEDLDEDDFDFEDDELLSQNITFVAGSEQFDELRFRAEMVTQLRGVRPSAYLVNVGNLTMRKARAMFSTNFLGCAGFQIFDNNGFDNVDEAIDEALKTKADVYVVCSSDDEYPQVTKPIIDGIKAKYPDALFILAGYPKEHIEMLKNAGIDEFIHVRANVYKTLEEIQNKLDF is encoded by the coding sequence ATGGATAAAAACAATAATTTATTTGCAGAATTTCCACCAACTTCAACCGAAGAATGGGAGGAAATAATTAATGTCGATTTAAAAGGTGCCGACTACAATAAGCGCCTTGTATGGAAAACAGATGAAGGGTTTGATTTGAACCCGTATTACAGAAAAGAAGATATAGAAAACTTGTCTTCTGTCAAGTTAAATCCCGGAGATTTCCCATATACGCGTTCCGTTTCCAAATCAGGAAACAAATGGATTATCAGACAGGAAATAGAAACCGAAATTATTGAAGAAGCCAATGCTACAGCTGTTGACCATCTGAGCAAAGGTGCCGATGCGGTCTCATTGTCGGTAATGTCGGTTTCAAATTCCGATGATTTGGAAAAACTACTAAAAAACATTGATGTTACCCAAAAATACATTTACTTCAACGATGTAGTTGATGTCAACGAGTTTATCGGTATTTACAAAAGCTATCTTGCCAAAAATAACATCAAACTATCCGATGTAAAAGGCGGATTGGAATACGACCCTGTTTTTGATGTTTTATTTGTAGGAAATGTAGCCGAATCGGAGCCAATGTTTGAAGATGAGATTACTAAGTTGTTTGAACTTACCAAAGATTTCGGAGCTGATTTCAAACCTGTTTCTATCAATGCTTTAGGATACAACTCAGCAGGAGCTAATATTTCACAAGAGTTAGCCCTGAGTTTTTCTTCGGCAGTTAGCGTAATTCAAGTGCTTATAAAACGAGGTTTTAAAATTGATGATATTGCTCCCCGAATTATGATTTCTTTTTCTGCAGGACCTGATTATTTCCCGCAGATAGCTAAGTTCAGAGCAGCTCGTCATTTGTGGGCTAATATCATTAATGCTTACAATCCGCAAAATGAAAATTCGTGCAAATTGTTTGCCCATGCTGTTACTTCCAAATGGAATTTAACCTTATACGATGCTCATGTTAATATGCTACGTACCACGACTGCGGCAATGTCAGCAGTTATTGGCGGTTGTCAGTCATTATCGGTAAATCCGTACGACGAACTTATAAGTCCACCCGACGAATTTTCGTATCGCATTGCACGCAATCAGCAAATAATTTTAAAAGAAGAAGCTCATTTGGATAAAGTTGCCGACCCATCGGCAGGAGCTTATTACATTGAAGTGCTTACAAATAAAATAATTAATAAAGCCTGGGAAATCTTTCTTCATATTGAAGATAATGGCGGAATGATTGAGTCTATTGATAAAGGCATTGTTCAAAAATGGTTGGAAGAAGGTGGACAAAAACGAAAAGAAGACGTTGCGACCAGAAAAACCATATTGGTTGGTACAAACCAATACCCGAATTTGGACGAAACTATGCTTGACAAAATTCTCGAATCGGAAGATTTGGATTCTCTCAACGAAGAGGAATACTACGCCGAAGATGACGATATTGTTGACGATGAGCTTGAAGAAGATTTAGACGAAGACGATTTCGATTTCGAAGATGATGAATTATTAAGTCAAAACATAACATTTGTTGCCGGTTCCGAGCAATTTGATGAACTTCGTTTCAGAGCAGAAATGGTTACACAACTAAGAGGAGTTCGACCATCGGCGTATCTTGTTAATGTCGGCAACTTGACCATGCGTAAAGCTCGTGCAATGTTCAGCACCAACTTCTTAGGCTGTGCAGGTTTCCAAATATTCGATAACAACGGATTTGATAATGTTGACGAAGCCATAGACGAAGCATTGAAAACAAAAGCCGACGTTTACGTTGTTTGCAGTTCCGACGATGAATATCCGCAAGTTACAAAACCAATTATCGACGGAATTAAAGCTAAATATCCCGATGCTTTATTTATTCTTGCAGGTTACCCGAAAGAGCATATTGAAATGCTTAAAAACGCAGGCATCGACGAGTTTATTCACGTTAGAGCTAACGTTTATAAAACCCTGGAGGAAATTCAAAACAAGTTGGACTTTTAA
- a CDS encoding SulP family inorganic anion transporter — MENKLKEFRREFTPKFFRLFPYSKDRIKQDIFAGIIVGIIALPLAIAFAIASGVSPDRGLVTAVVAGFLISFLGGSRVQIGGPTGAFIVIVYGIVSQHGVDALIVATFMAGIMLVAMGFARLGSIIKFIPYPLIVGFTSGIALIIFSSQINDFLGLGIEKVPADFVSKWQMFFSNIENVNFYALGLGLFAILFQVFWNKYTKKIPAPLIVIIISTLLVYIFKIPVATIGSSFGELNAVFPKPIIPNIDWVTFQSLVNSAFAIALLGGIESLLSAVVADGMIGKNHNSNMELVGQGFANIGSAIFGGIPATGAMARTAANVKNGGRTPIAGITHAIFVLMVILFLGKTVSYIPMATLAGILIIVSYNMSEWRNFVSIARGQRSDMLILVITFVLTVVVDLVMAIEVGMILAIFLFLRDSIKNTDVQNLDFVDIEDEVDDPLALTKFEVPKGVLVYEINGPLFFGAAYKFRDAIRQIERTPKVLIIRMRNVHLIDGSGTRVLKEVTKYIQRNEGRVILSGVTDSKILEELNKSRLLFMVGKQNVKPSFPEALARAEQILEDEANKQQIEK; from the coding sequence ATGGAAAATAAATTGAAAGAATTTCGCAGGGAATTTACACCTAAATTTTTCAGGTTGTTTCCGTACAGCAAAGACCGTATCAAACAAGACATCTTTGCAGGGATAATAGTAGGAATAATAGCTTTGCCATTGGCTATTGCTTTTGCAATTGCTTCGGGTGTTTCGCCCGATAGAGGCTTGGTGACGGCAGTTGTTGCCGGATTTCTGATTTCGTTTTTGGGCGGAAGCCGTGTGCAAATAGGTGGACCTACCGGAGCATTCATCGTTATTGTTTACGGTATTGTAAGTCAGCATGGAGTTGATGCACTTATAGTGGCTACTTTTATGGCTGGTATTATGTTGGTTGCCATGGGATTTGCGCGTTTGGGAAGTATAATCAAATTTATTCCTTATCCTTTAATTGTAGGATTTACTTCCGGAATTGCTCTTATAATTTTTTCTTCACAAATAAACGACTTTTTAGGTTTAGGTATCGAAAAAGTGCCTGCCGACTTTGTTAGCAAGTGGCAAATGTTTTTCAGCAATATAGAAAATGTTAATTTTTACGCTTTAGGCTTGGGGTTATTTGCTATTTTGTTTCAGGTTTTTTGGAATAAATACACCAAAAAAATACCGGCTCCACTGATAGTTATTATAATTTCAACGCTTTTGGTTTACATTTTTAAAATTCCGGTAGCAACTATTGGTTCAAGTTTTGGCGAATTAAATGCAGTTTTCCCAAAACCTATAATTCCCAATATCGATTGGGTAACTTTTCAAAGTTTGGTCAATTCGGCTTTTGCTATTGCTTTATTAGGCGGTATAGAATCCTTGTTGTCGGCTGTTGTTGCCGACGGTATGATTGGTAAAAATCATAATTCCAATATGGAATTGGTCGGACAGGGTTTTGCCAATATCGGTTCGGCAATTTTCGGCGGTATTCCTGCAACCGGAGCAATGGCTCGCACAGCAGCTAACGTTAAAAACGGCGGTAGAACACCAATCGCAGGTATTACTCATGCTATTTTTGTTCTGATGGTAATATTGTTTCTTGGAAAAACTGTTAGCTATATACCAATGGCTACCCTTGCCGGAATACTTATTATTGTTTCCTACAATATGAGTGAGTGGCGAAACTTTGTTTCCATTGCCAGAGGGCAACGCTCCGACATGCTCATTTTGGTTATAACCTTTGTACTAACCGTTGTAGTCGATTTGGTTATGGCTATTGAGGTTGGTATGATTTTGGCGATCTTCTTATTCCTACGTGATTCAATTAAAAACACCGATGTTCAAAATCTTGATTTTGTCGATATTGAAGATGAAGTCGACGATCCACTTGCTCTTACTAAATTTGAGGTGCCGAAAGGTGTTTTGGTCTATGAAATCAACGGACCATTGTTTTTCGGTGCTGCGTACAAGTTTAGAGATGCAATCAGGCAAATAGAACGAACTCCCAAAGTGCTTATAATACGTATGCGTAATGTCCACCTAATTGACGGAAGCGGAACAAGAGTGCTTAAAGAAGTTACCAAATATATTCAAAGAAACGAAGGTAGAGTAATATTGTCGGGCGTTACCGATAGTAAAATCTTAGAAGAACTCAATAAATCCAGATTGTTGTTTATGGTTGGCAAGCAAAATGTTAAACCATCATTCCCCGAAGCTTTGGCGAGAGCCGAACAAATATTAGAAGATGAAGCAAACAAACAACAAATAGAAAAATAA
- a CDS encoding transcriptional regulator → MFKQLDPLLHSELRLAIMSILLSVEEADFNYLKEQTKSTSGNLSVQIDKLSEAGYIEVERGFVGKRTRTVCQITPKGVEAFEEYVETLKQYLKLE, encoded by the coding sequence ATGTTTAAACAGCTTGACCCCTTACTTCATTCTGAACTCAGGTTGGCAATTATGTCAATATTGCTATCTGTAGAAGAAGCCGATTTTAATTATTTGAAAGAGCAAACTAAGTCAACATCTGGAAATTTAAGTGTGCAAATAGATAAATTGAGTGAAGCGGGTTATATTGAAGTTGAAAGGGGTTTTGTAGGAAAACGAACCCGCACTGTGTGCCAAATTACACCAAAAGGAGTTGAGGCTTTTGAAGAATATGTTGAAACATTAAAACAATATCTAAAACTCGAATAG